ACTAGGCTGCCCCCCACCCAGAGGGGCTTGGGACTCAGCATCATCCTCTGTGGGTAAACGGGGAGCCCCAAAGGGGTCACTCACTGGTCCATCATGGGGATTGAGGGGAGGCACCTGTAGAAAGAGATGAGGGACGAGCGCAAGAGAATGGCCTAGAACATGACAGAATGTGAGGCAGTGGCAGGAAAAACCACTTgtccgtccgtccctccctcctttccatctGTTGACAGTTCTCTtttcagcgtctgccttctgccACACCAGTGGCGATGACTAACACAGGCAGAGAGCCAGCATGAAGGCTTTCTCCTGGGTGGGCTGGACACTGCCTCACGCTCCCTTCTCACCCACAGATGCCTCAGGCTGGTGGAAAGGCCGGTTGCATGGCCAGGAGGGCCTCTTCCCAGGAAACTACGTGGAGAAGATCTGAGAGGAGGCCCAGATTCTGCCTCCTGCCTGCCCGCCTGCCTGCCAGGGAACCAGGCCCCGCCGGCGAGGGCCTCATTTTCCTTGGCTGCGTTAGCCAGAAGGTCCAGCCCAGTggcctccagcccagcccagcctaaCTCAGGGCCTGGGTCTGGGGGTCACCACCGcagcccccccagggccctggcctCCCCCCATGTCACACACGTTGCCTCCTGTGTCAAACAGGGCTAACAGCATGAATCTACCTCCCAGCTGCCTTGTGAGTATACATGAGTTACGTCCTGTCGGCAAAGTGCCAAGCACAGTTGGGGACACCTTGACGAGCAAGACTCCCCTTCTTCCGTCATCACTGAGGCAATAAACATTTGCCAGGTGAAAGTGTGAATTACTTTACCAGGCGCCAACCAGAATTACCTTCTCacaaggctgagggagaagcgGCAAATACTCCATTGCAGGTCAAAACTGGGGGCCGAGAGAAGGCATCCTGGCCTTCCTGTAGAAAatagcctgggggggggggtcctgtcAGCTTTGAATCTGCAGGCTCCAAACCCATCCGGGACCTGATTGGACCCTGAGGAAGGAGGCAGGTCCCACATGGCCCATCACCACCCAGTCTGGGCCAACCCTGGCCCCTGCACCCGCCCCCCTGCCCTCTTAGCCCTCCCTCACCTGGGGTCAGGACCGGTTCCGATATGCAAGGGCCCTGGCTTTCTGCACCTATTGCCATGGATTTAGGGGGTCAGCCTCACTACTGGTCTCCCCAGATGCTTCCAAGCCAGTGATGGAGTCTGAGCCTTTGGGGATCCTGACGTGGGCTGAGCCTAAGTATCCCGACTTCCCAAACGGACACCCACTCTGGGCTCAGACCCTCAAGGAGCAGTCTGGGAGAGACGGAGCCAAGCCGGTGGGGTCAGGACTGGGtcagagaagggacaggggctggggcaggggacgGGGACGCAGAGAGAGGGTGGGCATTGCTGGAGGAgccaagaaggaggaaaagggtcTGGGGCCACGGATCTTGAGGGCAAACGCCACATACAACGATCCAGGCTGTGACAGGAGAACTCGGGCAGAGGACACCTAAGCAGCCGGAGGATGGGAGACGGGCTATCAGAGAAAGACGGGCCAGTAGCCCCTTCTGCAGGATCTGAACCCTCTCTCTTCCGTCCCTACCTTGGGAAGCTGAGTGTggccgaaaaaaaaaaaaaaaaatcccaaggttGCCACTGGCTCTCGACAGCTCTTTTATTCGGCAGTCATTATGCAGAAGCACGTATCCAGTCCCCTGAATGTCCTTGGTTTCCTCCATCTCTGATCTTCGTCCCTCCACTGCCCAGCCACCCCTGTGTATGTCTCTCTCTGCAACACTTAGACGTTAGGACAGGCTGGGGACAAAGTGCGGGAGGCACCAACCTCATCAGCTGGACATTCCCTGGGGCTGAAGAGGAACTGGGGCTTCCTCTTCCACCTCCCTACTCTCTCCTTGCACTCACCATGCAGTCTGCCTGCCCTGACATTTTGGGGTATAGCCCTCGGGCCCCACCGCCGTGGCGGTCACCCCATTTACGGGAAGTAGGGCCTTCTGGGCCTCACATCTAGGTTACAGCATCTTCAGACTGCAAACCTCAATCACCTTGGCCCTGCCCACTCCAGGGCCCCACATCCTGTTGACTTAGAGAATTTCTTAAGCCTGGCctgtcctctcccttccttgGGTCCGTGTCCTTCTGAGGCCTCACCCCACCCTTCCCCAGGTTGCACCAGCCTCCtctccacacacaaacacatctcCACCCTGTGTCAAatgatctgtttttgtttttgttttttagattactGAGTTTTTCACTGTATTCATTAtcatcaaaaccacattttttaaaaaaattcaaacagcaCAAAGTATGAAAAGACTGTCTCTCCCTCACTTAAAAAATCTgttcccctccccacttctttAATGTCTCCTTCTAATGGTTTCTCCACATATAAAGGCACATGGGTACCTCTTCTGTACACAGATGGAAATACATTGCACATAAAGTCTACGCTTGCCAGAACACAAGATACCTCCTGAACGTTAAATAATGTAATATAGAGACCTGAGATCAAAGATTCATTTTCCCATCCCCCTCAACTGCCCATCTTCCCAAGGACAACCAGGAATCAGACGGTGGACCTCCCCCTGCTAAAAATACATCAATGGTAAGAATAGAAACCACACTCCTCTCTATGGTTCATGAGGTCCCGTGTGACCCTCCCTGCACCAGGTTCACTTTCTGACCTCCACACTCTGCCTCCACTCTGTTCCAGCAGTGAGCTGATCTCCTTActggtccttgagaaagacaagCTTGTCCCTCCCCACCTCGGGACATTTGTACAGCTAACGACTTCCCAGAGTCGCCTGACCTTCCATTTGCTCACATCTTCCCGACAAGCTCAAAAGTCAACTCACAGAGAGACTTCCCTCCttcctgtgtgtgcctgtgtgtgtgtgtgtgtgtgtgtgtgtgtgtgtgtgtgtgtttcctttgtaGCAGTTAAAACACTAAGGTGGTTTTCTGGATTTGTTGACTCATTGTCTGTTTCCCCATTTTAAAACGTGAGCAAGTCCCTGAGGGCAAGAATGTTTTTCCTGTCCTCTGAGTCCCCCAAcgcctagcacacagtaggcgctcaaGGAATGTAGGGTGGATAGGTGACTTATTCCACGCCTGTCCACCCAGGGGTCTCCCTCCTCAGGTTACACCTGTCCGGAGGACAAGCAGCTTGCTTCCTGCCCCTGGCTATCACAGGGAGCCCATTCCAACTGCAGAACTCAGTGCACTGCAAATTTTGACGATCACTGCCAATTTCTCTCGAGGCGGCCCAATCAACACTTCCTCTTCAAAAAGGAGAGCAGCTAAGAGCTGGTGACGGAACCGGATAAAgatacccattttgcagatgaggacaaGGGCCCGGAAGGATTTTTCAACAAGATCTCTGAGCACAGAGTATTTAACAGCTGTGCTTGCAAACCCCCAGCACCGCCTCCTCCAGGAGGACTCAGTCCTCAGGCCCCGCCCCCCAGGAGGTGCTGTGCGTAGGCCCCGCCCCCGCTCTCGCGATAGCTGGGAGGCGGAAAATGGCGTCGACGTGAGCACGAGCTCGCGGCCGCCCAGGGAGTCGCCGCAGCCTCAGCCGGAGCCGCAGGAGCCGCAGGAACAAGAGGCTGAGCCGGGTCGAGGATGGTGAGCGCGGCGTCGGGGGTGCGGGCGTGGCGAACCAGCGAGTGCTGGCAGGGCGCGGCCCTGTCGCACGCGCTCCGTCCGGCCGACCCCGCCCCCACATCCGGGCCCTCGCCCGTCGCTGGCTGTCACTTGGGGAACACCCCACCCCCGGCTTCCTGGCCCCGCTCCGACTGGGCCACGCCTACAGAGCCCAGGCTCCGCCCCTGTTCCTTCTGCATCCGAGACCCTAGCGCCTCCGGGTTTGGCTGCCCACCTGCAGCCGGGCGGCCGTATGTATATCCGTTCGCAAACAGCCCGCTTGATCCTTTCTGGCCCTTCCACGGTGTTCCTAGGAGCGCCCTGTTCGGAGCCCGGTCTTTGTAACCTGCGCCCCGCCCGCACCCCGTAGGCCACGGCCCTGCCCCCAAGTTAGGGACGAGGGATTGCTGCCTTCACAGGAGTAGTTCCTGACAGATAGCCCCTTGTGCAGCTGGGACACCTCCCAGAGGATGGAACACAGGAGGCTCAGTCCACCCTTACCCCCTACCCGCCCCTGATGGTGACTCCTTAGGGTGGGGGGCTGACCGGGTGATTTCTCAAGGGCGTTCGCTGCTTCAGGAATGTCCACAGGTCTTGGCGGGGTGGGAGGGGTTCCCATGGCTGGCCCAGGCCGACCTGGGCCCAGAGGGGTTCTCCCTGCCTTTTCCTTCCATTAGGAGGAACCCTCGGGGCCCAGCCCGGACATGCCGGCCACTGCAGAGCCCAGCTTCAGTGAGACTGACAAGGAGGTGTTGTCCCCCGTCGCCGCAGCAGCCACTTCCTCTTCCATGGGGGAGGAGCCAGGCCCTGAACGGGcatccacacccccacccccagcgtgGGACCGAGGAGGGCCTGGAGGGACCCAGCAGGGTGCTCCCTCAGCCCCAGACAGTGTTCAGCCCGGTCCTGGATCCAGCCTTGGCCCGACCAGCACAGTCTCTGGGACCAGCGAGGACCTGAGGCCTCCCAGACGACGCCAACAACCAGGTGATCTGTGATGGAGCCTTCTGGGGGCTCACAGGCCTTGGAACAATTGAGATGAATACAGATTAGCTCCAAACTTGGGCCCCATCTAGAGGGAgtcacatttactgagcaccaagCGTAAGCCAGGCTGTGGCTACAATGATGAGCCAGCcaacccagcccctgccctctgGCAGCTCCGCCTGGTGGGGGAAACAGATGGTAAAGGCCCTGGTGAGAAACCAGTAGGGTAATTCCAGCCTCTCTGGGGCAGAACTGGACATGTAGCCAGGGGAAGAGTGGGTGACACCCCCCTTTCTGTGCATCCTGCAGGGAAGCAAATACCCTGCTCCAGCCCTGGCTGctgtctcagtttccccagtgtTCGCGACCTGGCACAGCATCTGCGTACCCACTGCCCACCCACACAGTCCCTGGAAGGTAGGGCCAGagtagggggtgggaggcaggcagagcctTCAGGCCGGCCTTGGCCATCCCTCTCCACTCCTCTGTCCTTCATCCCTGCCAGGCAAGCTCTTCCGCTGTTCCGCCCTGAGCTGCACCGAGACCTTCCCCAGCATGCAGGAACTGGTGGCACATGGCAAACTGCACTACAAACCCAACCGCTACTTCAAGTGAGGCACTGACTATCCCGACTTCCCCCGCTGCTCGGTGATCCGGCGCCTGGcagctcctcccacccctgatttGACTGCCGCTACCTGGGAACCAGGCCTTTCTCCCTTCCTagtccggggtggggggggtgagtcTGGCAGTGGGTGTGGCCTCGGGCAAGCAAGCCCTGCCCTTACGTGCCCCAAAAGGGACTGGTTACTGGAGCGAGTCCTAGACACTCGAAGGGCGGAGCTCGGAAAGGGCGGGGCATGTCGTGTGTGTCTCCGTCCCGTCCCTCCTGACCTTCCTAGAAGAAAACTGGCCACCTGAGTCAAAATTAAGACTTCCTTCCTCGTTTTCCCAGGGCAAGGACCCGGAGGGGTCCGGAAGGGTCGCGGCCACGTTGGGGGGCGCTTAGAGCAAGCTTCTCCCCCACGCAAGTGGGGGTTCTGTGATTTGGGCCTTAGGCTCCCTTACCACCCTCGCGCGGCGCCTCCCCAGGTAGCATCGGATAGGCCCTACCCTCGCCCCCCAGGAGACCCAGCCCAGCCCTATGCCTGCCCGCAGGTGTGAGAACTGCCTCCTGCGCTTCCGCACACACCGCTCACTCTTCAAGCACCTGCATGTTTGCGCCGAGCATGCGCAGAGCCCAGCCCCGCCGGCACCCCCCGCCCTGGACAAGGAACCACCGGCGCCTGAGCGTCCTCCGGAGTCCGACACTGCGTCGGCGCCGGGCCTGCAGTTCCCGCTGCTCGAGCCCTTCAcgacccccgcccctgcccccaccgGGCCCTTCCTGCCCTACTTGAACCCCGCGCCCTTTGGCCTAAGTCCCCCACGCCTGCGCCCCTTCCTGGCCgcggcgcccgggccgcccgcctcCAGCGCCGCAGTCTGGAAAAAGAGCCAAGGTGAGTGTGGGAACAGCGCCGCCTGAAGGGTGAGCTGGGCTCACCCAGACTTCTGACCTTGACCCGCCCGTTTATCTCAGGTGCCAGCGGCAGCCCGCGAAGACCCCAGGGCGGCTCGGACGCGCCTTCAGGTGCGTGCAGGTGACcactggggaggggtggaggggattTTTCTGTCCTGCGCCCTGCGGGCCCAGGGGATGCAGAGAGGCAGCGTTGCCCGCCCCTTCCCAGGTGCCCAGAGCTGGCACCCCTGAAATACAAAATTTTTGCCTTAAAAATTATTAGCCCCTGAGCCTTCATCTGCGCCGGCGTTTCCGTGTAAAACCCGCGCCCGCTTCACAAGTCCTTCGCCCTGCGGTGGTTCcagggatgggagtggggggaTCCGGATAAGTCAAGTttagtgccccccccccccgcccaattACAGGAGGGAACACGCTCGGGAGCAATGGATCAGCCAGGCCCGACCAGCCAGGTGCCCGGGGGCTGATGGGGAGGCGGGGAAAGGTCTGACCCGCACTCGTCCACGTCTACCGCCCTTGGGGGTGGCCGGGACTGACGGGGTCCCGCCTGCCCGCAGGGCACGCGGCCCCGAGCCGCATCGTGTGGGAGCACACGCGCGGCCGCTACTCGTGCATGCAGTGCGCCTTCTCCACGGCCTCGCGGCCCGCCATGACACTGCATCTGGAGGACCACCGCCCCGTCGCCCCCGCGGCCCCGGGGCCCGGGCAGCCGCGCCCCGACGCGCGGGCGGGTAAGGCGGAGGAGCGCTCGAGTGGGGAGGGCGGGGCCCCCGAGGCGAGGGGCGGGGCCCCCGAGGCGAGGGGCGGGGCCGAGGCTCAGGCgacccctcctctgccccacccagaCCCGGTCCCGCTTGCACCCAAGGTGTCTCCGCTGCTGTCAGAGGGGGAGTGTCCGGTTTTCTCGCCGTTCTGAATCCCgccgcgggggggaggggggagttggACTGTAGGATGGGGGTAGTTTTGTAATTAatggggcaggggatggggaacAATAAAGGAGGCGCGATGAGCCAGCCCGTGCTGTGTCTGGGTCCCTTGCCCCTCCGATGCATAGCCGGCCAGTCTAGCAGTCATGGGGTGCTCACACCCCGAGAGGCGACAAGCCTCCCCTCAACCTCACTATTATTACCCCTCACCTTGACACTGGGACCCAGGTCTCCAGTTCCGTGCTGCCCTCTCCAGCTGTAGCTGGGACTGCCGGTGCCCCTTGTCCCACCGTTTCCGGCAACCAGATGGGATGGAAACCTCGCTTTTAATAAGTCTCAGGACAGGCTGGGAGGTTGGTCCTGAGAAAGCTGGCCTGCTGGAGCCACCCCCCACCCGCATTCCTGAAGCCAGTTCACACTCACAGGTAACCACGTTGAGGGGATGGTGCCAGGGTTCCCAGGCCTGGGCACTGTCAGCCTGGGGGCTCTGGTTTGgtcttcattcctgtcctccagaccCTCATCCTGGCTGcctgctttcacttctgccccCGTGTCAGCTCTGAGGAACAGGGTGGGTCAAAGCCGGCCCTAGGGATCCTGGacttcctccctcctcacccctcccttctctgccttccagcCACTAGGATCTCCTCTTCCCTTCATGGGAAACCGGTCCTGGGTCAGGCTTCAAAATCTGGGGCCACACTGCTGTCCCAGCCCTGCTGTCACCAACACCCAGTGAGCCAAGCCTCCTGAATGTGCAAGTCTTACGCATGTTGTTGGCAGCCGCCCCTCAGGAGCTGGTTTTACTTCCTGCATCTTGCTCCCGTCCAGCCCAGGGTCCTTTAGCTTAGGCCCCTgaccctcttcccccacccccaaccccggtACCTGAAGCAACCCCTCCTGTCCTTACCCCCCAAGTCTGAACACCACTGAAAAAAAGGTTTCTTCTCATGCCTGCCTGGTAGCCTTCAGCGGCTCCCCGTGGCTCTCTGGATGAAGGCCTTGTTCTCATACCCACAAGGTTCCATCCTGAATCTCCCCACCCACTccatccctctcctcttcctggggAACACAGACCTTCTCTGAGCAAGAACTCACTAGCCTCCTTGCAGTTCAACAGCTCCAAACTCTAGAGGCCCTTCTGCTTCTCCTGAAGCGGGACGCTGATCCGAGTGCCCTTAGGATCAGCCCACCTGCACCCAGGGGCCTGCCTGCCCACCCGCCTGTGTGCGGGTTGGGCGTTCAGGGCTGCGGTGTCATTGATGGGGGGTAGCGGGGACTCCGCTGGCTCAGGCCAGGGGTCTGTTCTGCCAGCACCTCTAGGCCCACGCTGAGGCAAGTATTACTCGGCACCTGCTGTGGGACCAGCTGGGCCGTCAGGGGACCTTGGGGCTCCAGCCCCCTGAGCTCTCCTCTTCCCAGTTGGAAGCTTTGGAGCCAGGACTTTGTGACCCTGGAGAAGACACAACCTCCCTGGCATCTCACTTTGCTAGTCCTTAAGATGGGTGTCAGGATGCTTCTTACCCCTGGAGTCCTTGTGAAGATTCCAacggggactggggagggaggatgggggcTTGGGAAATGGTTGTGATTCACATCCCTGTGGCGGCCAATCCCATGGCTGCCTAGGACACGCCCAATGGAGaacccagggagggagggaggtggggtcaAGGGGCCCATTTTACAGCTAGAGAAGGTGAG
The sequence above is a segment of the Meles meles chromosome 20, mMelMel3.1 paternal haplotype, whole genome shotgun sequence genome. Coding sequences within it:
- the ZNF414 gene encoding zinc finger protein 414 isoform X3; its protein translation is MEEPSGPSPDMPATAEPSFSETDKEVLSPVAAAATSSSMGEEPGPERASTPPPPAWDRGGPGGTQQGAPSAPDSVQPGPGSSLGPTSTVSGTSEDLRPPRRRQQPGKQIPCSSPGCCLSFPSVRDLAQHLRTHCPPTQSLEGKLFRCSALSCTETFPSMQELVAHGKLHYKPNRYFKCENCLLRFRTHRSLFKHLHVCAEHAQSPAPPAPPALDKEPPAPERPPESDTASAPGLQFPLLEPFTTPAPAPTGPFLPYLNPAPFGLSPPRLRPFLAAAPGPPASSAAVWKKSQGASGSPRRPQGGSDAPSGGNTLGSNGSARPDQPGHAAPSRIVWEHTRGRYSCMQCAFSTASRPAMTLHLEDHRPVAPAAPGPGQPRPDARADPVPLAPKVSPLLSEGECPVFSPF
- the ZNF414 gene encoding zinc finger protein 414 isoform X1, which gives rise to MEEPSGPSPDMPATAEPSFSETDKEVLSPVAAAATSSSMGEEPGPERASTPPPPAWDRGGPGGTQQGAPSAPDSVQPGPGSSLGPTSTVSGTSEDLRPPRRRQQPGKQIPCSSPGCCLSFPSVRDLAQHLRTHCPPTQSLEGKLFRCSALSCTETFPSMQELVAHGKLHYKPNRYFKCENCLLRFRTHRSLFKHLHVCAEHAQSPAPPAPPALDKEPPAPERPPESDTASAPGLQFPLLEPFTTPAPAPTGPFLPYLNPAPFGLSPPRLRPFLAAAPGPPASSAAVWKKSQGASGSPRRPQGGSDAPSGGNTLGSNGSARPDQPGHAAPSRIVWEHTRGRYSCMQCAFSTASRPAMTLHLEDHRPVAPAAPGPGQPRPDARAGKAEERSSGEGGAPEARGGAPEARGGAEAQATPPLPHPDPVPLAPKVSPLLSEGECPVFSPF
- the ZNF414 gene encoding zinc finger protein 414 isoform X2 gives rise to the protein MEEPSGPSPDMPATAEPSFSETDKEVLSPVAAAATSSSMGEEPGPERASTPPPPAWDRGGPGGTQQGAPSAPDSVQPGPGSSLGPTSTVSGTSEDLRPPRRRQQPGKQIPCSSPGCCLSFPSVRDLAQHLRTHCPPTQSLEGKLFRCSALSCTETFPSMQELVAHGKLHYKPNRYFKCENCLLRFRTHRSLFKHLHVCAEHAQSPAPPAPPALDKEPPAPERPPESDTASAPGLQFPLLEPFTTPAPAPTGPFLPYLNPAPFGLSPPRLRPFLAAAPGPPASSAAVWKKSQGASGSPRRPQGGSDAPSGHAAPSRIVWEHTRGRYSCMQCAFSTASRPAMTLHLEDHRPVAPAAPGPGQPRPDARAGKAEERSSGEGGAPEARGGAPEARGGAEAQATPPLPHPDPVPLAPKVSPLLSEGECPVFSPF
- the ZNF414 gene encoding zinc finger protein 414 isoform X4, which codes for MEEPSGPSPDMPATAEPSFSETDKEVLSPVAAAATSSSMGEEPGPERASTPPPPAWDRGGPGGTQQGAPSAPDSVQPGPGSSLGPTSTVSGTSEDLRPPRRRQQPGKQIPCSSPGCCLSFPSVRDLAQHLRTHCPPTQSLEGKLFRCSALSCTETFPSMQELVAHGKLHYKPNRYFKCENCLLRFRTHRSLFKHLHVCAEHAQSPAPPAPPALDKEPPAPERPPESDTASAPGLQFPLLEPFTTPAPAPTGPFLPYLNPAPFGLSPPRLRPFLAAAPGPPASSAAVWKKSQGASGSPRRPQGGSDAPSGHAAPSRIVWEHTRGRYSCMQCAFSTASRPAMTLHLEDHRPVAPAAPGPGQPRPDARADPVPLAPKVSPLLSEGECPVFSPF